A section of the Salmo salar chromosome ssa05, Ssal_v3.1, whole genome shotgun sequence genome encodes:
- the LOC106605057 gene encoding transmembrane protein 74, which translates to MASVELLYIDKEGRGRQPVPPCVLDWASNPVHVRKDSSSAGGALSISAPGCKGLCNSAPRTIPHNGGPHSKHRHPAVEKVNVCCDKELETSFTYVDENVNLRLASPGESGESIHKSWCRPNDCASDIRPEGLHELSLMSDDDLASENSGASVDYGFISAVTFLVTGISLVIISYAVPREVKVDPESVSAREMERLEIESARVGAHLDRCVIAGLCLLTLGGVVLSTLLMISMWKGEMYRRKAFAYSKHSGKLYGSIILKTRSSPSRSSTHLSMKEEIDETLN; encoded by the coding sequence ATGGCTTCTGTAGAGCTGCTTTATATAGATAAGGAAGGAAGAGGCAGACAACCCGTTCCTCCCTGCGTCCTTGACTGGGCTTCCAATCCGGTGCATGTTCGTAAAGATAGCAGTTCAGCCGGAGGGGCGCTCTCTATCTCAGCTCCGGGCTGCAAAGGACTGTGTAATTCAGCACCAAGGACGATTCCCCATAACGGAGGTCCGCATTCTAAACACCGTCACCCTGCGGTGGAGAAGGTCAACGTGTGCTGCGACAAAGAATTAGAGACATCTTTCACCTACGTCGACGAGAATGTGAATTTGCGCCTGGCAAGCCCTGGGGAAAGTGGGGAAAGTATCCACAAATCCTGGTGTAGGCCTAATGACTGTGCGAGCGACATTCGGCCCGAGGGGTTGCATGAGCTCTCCCTAATGTCAGATGATGATCTCGCATCAGAAAATTCGGGGGCATCTGTAGATTACGGTTTTATAAGCGCGGTCACTTTCCTAGTCACCGGGATCTCGTTAGTAATTATATCCTATGCAGTCCCTCGCGAGGTCAAAGTGGACCCGGAGAGCGTGTCcgcgagggagatggagaggctgGAAATCGAAAGTGCCAGGGTAGGGGCACACCTGGATAGGTGCGTGATAGCAGGGCTTTGTCTACTGACGCTGGGCGGGGTAGTGCTGTCCACTCTGCTAATgatatctatgtggaagggagagatgtacaggagaaaagcctttgcATATTCCAAGCACTCAGGGAAACTATATGGCTCCATCATTTTAAAAACGAGATCTAGCCCTAGTCGGTCGTCCACGCACTTGTCTATGAAGGAAGAGATAGATGAGACCTTGAATTAA
- the LOC106605056 gene encoding thyrotropin-releasing hormone receptor yields the protein MENVTSYPDNQTLGPWTDYSMEYKVVSIFFVILICGIGIVGNVMVILVVLTTKHMRTPTNCYLVSLAVADLMVLTAAGLPNITQSLYGGGWVYGYVGCLSITYFQYLGINASSCSITAFTIERYIAICHPIKAQFMCTLSRAKKIIVVVWAFTSLYCAMWFYLSDMNELIYDNITLVSCEYKVSRNLYLPFIYFTDFAMFYVVPLMLATVLYGFIARILFLNPLPADPKENTKWKKESCQGNRMMSTNNSCSTTVRSRRQVTKMLAVVVVLFALLWMPYRTLVVVNSFLDKPYLDLWFLLFCRICIYLNSAVNPVIYNAMSQKFRTSFKKLCHCGPQRLEKPASYSLALTYSAIKDTTNGESPDHFTTEMDELATPTPSDQFLPSTKRISFEDPFLSGRVALCTP from the exons ATGGAGAATGTTACTTCATATCCAGATAACCAGACGCTTGGTCCATGGACTGATTATAGCATGGAATACAAAGTGGTCAGCATATTTTTTGTGATTCTCATCTGTGGGATAGGAATAGTTGGAAACGTTATGGTGATCCTAGTTGTTCTTACAACCAAACACATGCGGACACCCACCAACTGTTACCTGGTGAGTTTGGCGGTGGCCGACCTGATGGTTCTGACCGCGGCGGGACTGCCGAATATTACACAGAGTTTGTATGGAGGAGGCTGGGTGTACGGATACGTCGGGTGCCTTAGCATAACTTATTTCCAGTACTTGGGCATCAACGCGTCTTCATGCTCCATCACAGCGTTCACAATTGAGCGGTACATAGCCATCTGCCACCCCATAAAAGCGCAGTTTATGTGCACGCTGTCAAGAGCAAAGAAAATTATAGTGGTGGTTTGGGCTTTTACCTCGCTCTACTGCGCCATGTGGTTTTATCTGTCTGACATGAACGAGTTGATTTACGACAATATTACCTTGGTCTCGTGCGAATACAAAGTGTCAAGAAATCTTTACCTGCCATTTATCTACTTCACTGACTTTGCCATGTTCTATGTGGTGCCCCTCATGCTAGCCACTGTTCTGTATGGATTTATCGCTAGAATTCTTTTCCTCAACCCATTGCCGGCAGACCCCAAGGAAAATACAAAGTGGAAAAAAGAATCATGCCAAGGAAATAGGATGATGAGCACCAACAATTCATGTAGCACAACCGTCCGCTCTCGCAGGCAG GTGACTAAGATGTTAGCTGTGGTGGTGGTGCTCTTTGCCCTCCTCTGGATGCCCTACCGGACGCTGGTGGTGGTAAACTCCTTCCTGGACAAGCCTTACCTGGACCTCTGGTTCCTACTCTTCTGCCGCATCTGCATCTACCTGAACAGCGCCGTCAACCCTGTCATCTACAACGCCATGTCTCAGAAGTTTCGCACCTCCTTCAAGAAGTTGTGTCACTGTGGTCCGCAGCGATTGGAGAAGCCGGCGTCTTACAGCTTGGCCCTGACCTACAGCGCCATCAAGGACACAACCAATGGAGAGAGCCCTGACCACTTCACTACCGAGATGGATGAGCTGGCCACACCCACACCCAGTGACCAGTTCCTGCCCAGCACCAAGAGGATATCATTCGAGGACCCCTTTCTGTCAGGCAGGGTTGCCCTTTGCACTCCCTGA